Part of the Rhodospirillales bacterium genome, CCCCGCCTTTGATGATCGCGTCGCACCAGCACTTTGGCCGTCCGTCCAGCCGACGTCAAGAACTGGGCCGGCCCTTGTCGCGGAGGACGCCCTGACCCGGCATCTCCGCGTCGTACCTACCAGATCTGGCCTACCAGATCTGGTAGGTATCCTGTGGCCACAACTTTTCGTAAATGTAGAGCGTCCCGCGAGTGTCCATATCGAACCGGACACGGACCTTAGCGGACCGTTCTCCCCCCAGCCGGTTCGATATGACCTCCTCCCATCCAAACTGACGCCGCCCTTCGGGGCGGCTTCTTTTTTGTGCCTCTACGGGGTCAGGGGGACGGCACGCTGTTGATAATTAACGGAAACCTGGGGAAGATTCGGCGACACCACCTGCCAGTTCTGGTAGTTGCGGGGGAGCGACGAATTCAGCACACTCCGCCCGCATCCAGGTGCATTCCGTTGCACAACTTGACCCTCCCGCCGCCTCATCTCTCTCCATGGGGGCCCGCGGGGGGGTCTTTCTTTTTCTGCGGCAAGCCGAGTCAACGAACTCCGGATGTGCAGTTAGCGGTTCCAGCTGCCGAGCACGCGAGGGGACAAGTCCGGCAGCGAGCGTTCAGCCGATGTAGCGGAACTATTAGAGGGATGTCATCCGGTTGGGCGCGGTAGCGTTCAGCAAGCTGAGCACCCCCCGGACTGACAGCACCAGTAGTCTCCGCCTCCGCAACAACTTCCAGCTGTCACACAGGCGTCGGCATCAGGTAGTGTTACGCGGCGTGCCAGAGCGACTCGCGGACCATGGTATCGGCGACCTCATCGACCGCCTTGGCAGTGATGGCGACAATTTCGTCCACGTCCGCGGGAGTGGCGATCAGCGGCGGGGCGAAACCAAGAATGTCCCCGTGAGGCATGGCGCGGGCGATCAGGCCATGCGTGTTGCACGCCGCCGACACCTTCGGACCCACCTTCAGTGCGGCATCGAAACGCTCCTTCCCCGCCTTCTCCGCCACGAACTCGAGCGCCGCCATCAGGCCCTCGCCGCGCACCTCGCCCACAAGCGGATGATCGTCGAACGTCGCATGCAGCCGCTCCTGGAAGTAGGCGCCGGTGGTGCGGGCGTTCTCCACCAGGCCCTCGCGGGCGATGATGTCCAAGTTGCAGAGCGCCGCGGCGGCGCCCAGCGGATGCGCAGAATAGGTCCAGCCGTGGCCGATTGGGCCCAATCTTGCCGTCCCTTCCTCCAGAACCTGCCAGACCTTGTCGCCGACGATGACGCCAGAGAGTGGCTGATAGGCGCTGGTCAGCCCCTTCGCCACCGTGATCAGGTCAGGCTCGATGCCGTAGTGCAACGATCCAAAATCCGAGCCCAACCGGCCGAAGCCGGTGACGACCTCGTCTGCAATCAGCAAGACGTCGTAACGCTTGAGCACCTTCTGGATCTCGTCCCAGTACCCAGCGGGCGGAGGAATGATGCCGCCGGTGCCCATCACTGGCTCGCCGATGAAGGCGGCGACCGTCCCCGGTCCTTCGGCGAGGATCATCGTTTCCAGTTCTTCGGCGCACCAGCGGGAAAACGCCGTATCGGACATGCCCTCCGCCGCCTGCCAGTAGGCATGCGGCGTGACAGTATGAAGAATGCGGTCCACCGGCAGGTCGAAGGCGTCGTGGAACAGCGGCAGGCCGGTAAGGCTGCCAGTAACGATGCCCGAGCCGTGGTAGCCCCGCCACCGCGAGATGATCTTCTTTTTCTCCGGCCGGCCGAGGATGTTGTTGTAGTACCAAACCAGCTTGACCTGGGTCTCGTTGGCGTCGGAGCCGGACATGCCGTAGTAGACTCTGCTCATGCCCTCCGGCGCCATCTCGATCAGGCGCTCCGAAAGCCGGATCACCGGCTCGCTCGAATGGCCGACGTAGGCATGGTAATAGGCGAGCTTCTTGGCCTGCTCATAGATCGCTTCCGCCATTTCGCGCCGGCCGTAGCCGATGTTGACGCAATAGAGACCGGCAAAGGCATCGATGACGGTGGTCCCGCTATGGTCGGTGATGCGGATGCCCTGCCCGCTGTCGATGATGCGCGGGCCGCCGCTCATCCCATGCGCGTGGTCGCGGAGGTGGGTCGACGGGTGGAATACCGTGCGGCGGTCGATCTCCTCAAGGGACATGTTGCGGAAGTTCAGGGAGGTCATCGGTTGGTCCTTTGTTTCAGGAGGGCTTTCGCCTCAATGGTCGAGCCCGCCGAGGCAAACGTATTTCAGCT contains:
- a CDS encoding aspartate aminotransferase family protein translates to MTSLNFRNMSLEEIDRRTVFHPSTHLRDHAHGMSGGPRIIDSGQGIRITDHSGTTVIDAFAGLYCVNIGYGRREMAEAIYEQAKKLAYYHAYVGHSSEPVIRLSERLIEMAPEGMSRVYYGMSGSDANETQVKLVWYYNNILGRPEKKKIISRWRGYHGSGIVTGSLTGLPLFHDAFDLPVDRILHTVTPHAYWQAAEGMSDTAFSRWCAEELETMILAEGPGTVAAFIGEPVMGTGGIIPPPAGYWDEIQKVLKRYDVLLIADEVVTGFGRLGSDFGSLHYGIEPDLITVAKGLTSAYQPLSGVIVGDKVWQVLEEGTARLGPIGHGWTYSAHPLGAAAALCNLDIIAREGLVENARTTGAYFQERLHATFDDHPLVGEVRGEGLMAALEFVAEKAGKERFDAALKVGPKVSAACNTHGLIARAMPHGDILGFAPPLIATPADVDEIVAITAKAVDEVADTMVRESLWHAA